The nucleotide window CCATGacaactaattaaaaaatatacagcAACTTCACACAATATACCTCACAAAATGACAGGGCCACTGCAAAGTATCTCATCCCAGCAGTCAACTATTTAGCAAAGTCTATAATTATCATTCCATCTTTGAATAAGTCCTCTTCACAGCATCATTAATGGACAGCTGCTAATGAGATCCTCAGCTATTTTCCTAACCAATTATTTGCTGGgatgctttaaaattaaaaaggccCTATTGGTCATTTTACTGTCAGTAGTGGGAGAGGACAGGAAGTAAAATTCAACGAAAAGTGTAACTCTGGATTATCACAAAAATTATCTGATACTGATTTCTGAATCACCTAATATTTTCAAACTAAAAATACATGGCTATAAGGTCAACTCTAATCTTCCAGAGTTAACAACCAATACTCTATGCTAGAAGGACATGGGATGACTGACAAAGaatttcctgccttcctttcaTCAATTATAGGCAGTACTCATGACCTTAAGGAGAAAACTTTGTTATAATGTTTGTGGGGGAGGGAGAGTGGTTTGCAACACTGACTATGAATTACTATATAGTCTTACCTATTTTTCAAAAGTCTCAGCTCTCTCTTGCGTGTTGCCTCTTCTGCCATTTGCTGAGGGCTGTGCAAAGTCCCTGGTGAGGCTGCCATAACCACTCCCTGAGGTAAGGTAGTAGTGGGAGTTCGAATCTGGTAAGCTGGCATGTCTCCAGTGGCAGCTGTataaaagaaacatattttaaaatgtatggtaaaaaaaaagaggtataTCTGCAAATAACAGATTTCTGGCAATGATTTATCCAGGATCCCAGATACATGAATGATTTCACAGGTCTGTAATAACACAACTATATTTTTTATCTTAATAGCATTTATTTCCACTCTGTAAACTAGCTGAATTGCTCTAGCATGTGGCCCCACTAGCCAGCTGGACTGAAAGCTTCCACATGGCTTTCTTCAGACACCATGGGGAAAGCAGTTTGAGAAACAGTTCAAGCAGTGACACTTACTTCCTGTTTGCACAATCCCACAAAAAGAGGGTCCTGCTGTTGCAGCCACTGAGGTTGATATGCTACCCTGTTCTCCCTGTACAGGACGCTATTTGCTTCAGAAGACaaatttctcctccttctttgAGATAGCAACAGTACCAGCTTTACAGCCTCTCCTCCTCTTAAAACAGCAGTTTGGCAACCTTGGAAAATGAATGAGAGCTGCTGTTGCTACAATGAAAAGGAACAGACAACTGCTCAGGATGTACAGGCATTTGTTCCCTGGGCAAGAAGGACACACATGGGATGCTGCAGCACTAGCAAGCAACAGGAGGCAGTGGTGGTTGCACAGGAAGGAGTGTAGCTGCACAGTAAATCAGAGGGCAAAAGTTCAGATTCAGCTCCTGAGCTTAGCAGTTCTGTGCCCTCCTCAAGCCAAATGCTGATCTGATGTGACTTGAAACCAACACCTTTCTTACAGTCTCACGTCATTTCTTTGTTTCAGATGTACTTGTCCCTACGTGATGTACTCAACTTAAAAACACTGGGGAAGTCCTAAGTACTTGTGTCTTGtctgacagaaaacaaaaccaaacaaaaaatttatTCCTCTTTACATTCTAAG belongs to Vidua macroura isolate BioBank_ID:100142 chromosome 1, ASM2450914v1, whole genome shotgun sequence and includes:
- the CREM gene encoding cAMP-responsive element modulator isoform X11 — its product is MPAYQIRTPTTTLPQGVVMAASPGTLHSPQQMAEEATRKRELRLLKNREAAKECRRRKKEYIKCLESRVAVLEVQNKKLIQELETLKDICSSKTD